The DNA window TTTGATGCGCCTCGCCGCGCGCCGCCTGAATTATCAGAGGCATTTGTGATCGCGATTCCTCAGTTGCGATCCGTCTACCAAGCGGGTAATCTTGTATTCTCTCCTCTCGGTTCTACTCGCGCCGGTTCTCTCTCGTGTCGCATAATCTCCCCCTCTCGCTTCCTCCCTCTTTGTCTCACCTCATCTTCGCTCCCAGGCTCGCGTAATCGCTTCCAGTGCGAGCTAAATTTAGCGTTGACCGTTGCTTTTGCCGAGCTGGCCGGCGTATATAAAgctcctcctctctcccttGTCTCGTTACCGCTCGTTTCCTGCACACGCGTGCTGGCGAGACGCGGGAAAACTCTGCGCCGAATATCCCACCTGTGAAGCCTCCGTCGGGCAATCGCAGGGGGCCGATCGTAAGTAAAGCGCAACGGAACAATTTTGGAATTCAAGATTAGGAATGCTCGCGAAGAGCGAGCGGCTGAAGTGAAACCCGTAATGGCCTCTGGCACGAACCGAAATGATTTTATCGACACCCGATACTTTGGACTTCCTTAATTCGAaaggttttatttttgtttgctaATACAATCGCAAACACATCGGCGACGCGGTCCAGTAATCGCCATAGCGATGTGCGACAAAGTGTGAACTTGGATCTCTGGCGATAAAAATATCACGGGCGCAGAGCGGCCGCAGGCAGGTGGTTTCTTCCGAGAGTCCCTCCACCTCGGATTGGGATCTCGAACTGTACTGAGCGAGCCTTTAAATCCTGAGTATGATCAAACGGGGACATTAAAAGTGGGAGAAGGGgggtgcaaaaaaaaaaatagagaaaaacgTAATAGAGTCGCGCAAATCCAGGGAGTGATAAGCGCGACCGTTCGTGTGTGGCGCGTGCATTGCGCGTAATAAATGCTAAAAATAACCGCGCTATCGCGCCGCAAGCGAGTATCGAAGCGATAAATATCACAACGTGCGGCCCGCGCCGTCACACTTGAATTCTACGATTTTCTTTTTCGATCGTCCGTAAGATACCGCGAGAGAAACGGGAGGAAAAACACAGGTGTCCCCTTTCAAGTTGTCATTCGAGCGCTGGACGCGATGATTGGGCTCAAAAAAAAAGACAGGAGGGAAGACCCACGTTTTCGCGATAcctgaaaaaagaaatgaagaaaaagCAATACAAGGCAATGCACGCAAGAGCAATCGCGTATTCCCGACGCAACGTTTGAGGACAAATCAAGATTTGATTTGAAAACGAGCGGGGCGCATTTAATTAACAGCGAGTGAATCTTTTATCGTGTTATTGTAAGAGTACTGATAATATGGACCGAGACTTTAATTAGTGAGACTAGAAGTGATTTTTCAACGACGGTAGTGGTGGAAGGAATACGTCGAGGAATTTAATACCAGTTATTGCGACTTCGAAATCTCAATTGATCGCAAcgagtatttttatttttctttttccacgCATATTGTAAtccaatatattttagtttatggATAAAGCATTGCGCAGTGTTTTTGTTTCACATCGccaaaattgtgaaaatttaatttgaaatcaaTTTGTCGCGAAACACAACTTTCCATcgatttaatcatatttatgaaagaaatcaataaaaaagaaacgagaaaagcattctacaaaaaaaactaAGTATGCGGGTTTACATGCAACGGGCGAACATGTTCGATTGGTATCCACGCACGGAAAGCTCGGGCGTAAAAATCATTGGCGCGTATCAGCATCACGGAACGATCATCCATCAACACGGTAGTGGCGATGACGGTATTCACCGAGATCACGTATTATCGGATGCGTATTGTTGTTGTTTGTGCACAGAGATGGCCAGAGACACGCCGGGTTCTCCGATGCCGCGACCGCGAGATTTGGGTGCCAGTGGTGGAGGAGGCGCGGCCACAGCCACCTTAACTTCCGGCGCTTATCACGCTCCAGCAGTCGACGCCACCAGTATGCACGGCCAACACGCGTTGCAGCAGAAGATACTCGAGGTAATGTACAACCGATTATATTTATGCTAGATCACACGCAATATTGATCTGTTAAACAATTGGCTGGGTTACAAAATATGTTTGTAACCTTTTGCAAGCAAAACCACATTCGTAAGATGAAGAATAATTAGACAATCAAGGGTACAAGaagtatctttattatttatctttacataaaaaagttCGCCCGGACGATTAATActgttaaagtaataattaaaaagtaggATGCTAATTTTTACACTCAACATTACAGTCGAATAATTCTGAATAattcttttgataaatattagatcAAACGACGCGGTAACGTCGCGCCaattgtataaaaacatattatcgGGTGAAATATCCTGTGGCTACGGCACTGTTGAAACGCTACCACGTAGCTTTATCTTGAGTTTTCGTTTGGTCCGATTTTCTgatttaaatatcttgaaaatgaaagttttaataaaaaatctaataaaacattaatcatataatgatacaaatttttttgattgcGACCAGTCCGAATAAAATCGGTGCAATTAATCCCGAGATCTCGAGATAGAATCTGTGAAAAATGTCACTTCGATGATtctagtttttaatatttagttttcaATGTTCAGGCGGGCGTCCGCCAAAGTGTATCTACAATAATTCTATCACAAAAAGTACGTTCATATTAGATTGTGCAATCGTCAACATAGCGACTGctctttcaattaaaatcgaaaaataataGAACGAGCGCTCATGGCTTCTTTTTGATGTATGAGTTAATGGTcgatgttaaattttataattttttttaattaaaaaaaatagttttttaatcaaaattaatatgaagtCCGAATTGTTCTGAATAGGGCATTTGATTTCTTTCAACATCtagagttttattaaataagaaatattgatacttattatttaatatttctataaatatacttatataatataatcttatttttatttaatataatataattttaatataatcttactcttatttaatatttctaatctGTATAACTACCAAAAACATTATCATcaaaaatacactgattttcaATGGTACATTTATAACTTGTTAATTAGTGAACTAAAAATACATTGATCTTTcagtgattttatttttaaagcaaaaatcactaaaagacAGTAAATACCCActaattatcacagttataagtatacacactgagataaatatttttgttaaattaacaagacAGAAACTACTGTAGTAAATGATTTGCTGACATTATTGTGGGACAACAAATAACTCTATTGTGAGAACAAATGATTTGTTACGTTTGATTTGCTGTTGTAGCCATTGAACTCCAAGTGAAGAAATGTGATTTGCTGTTGTAGCCATTGAACTCTAAGTGAACAAATGTGATTTGTATCTTAGACaatatgtttcttaaaataacaaatgatgagaaataatttacaatggTAACTGTTCCTTCTAAGCAATCCTTGCTTTTGTTTTGGCAACAAAAAGCTTTTTCTCGGTGCACAAATCagtgataatatattaattggaATTTAGAGATTAAGACGATTTTTTAGCTTTTGGAACTAAAGAAAGAtggtttttttatacaagttttaaATACTAAATCTGATTCTGAcatttaaaaacgttttatttgttaagaaagtatattaaaaaattagcatataaatctattaaacATAAGAAACTATTATGAGAATTCTATTTTGCATTAAAGTGTACAACTATAgtgaaataaacaatattaagtGAAAATCGATCGATATaggaataatataatttaataagtaaaaacaaAACCTTTGGATTCTtctgatatataatttttaatggaaaaaaacattttgttaattaaaaaaaatagaatcaagacgttttattaattaacattaactGATAGTAGTAACCTATATTCCATGTCTTtcttgaatattataataaattacaacgataGATAACtattacagaaatttattcagaatatgtaataaagtTTAGATTACCACAGTTGAGTTTCGATTGAATTCGATCGATCGCACTTGCTCTAGTATAGCAATTAAGTTCAAGGACATCGATATTTCCGTGAAGGCCAGATTTAACGCTGCGGAGAATCTACTCCGGAAAGTATTCTCATATATATGATACTCTCTGCAATTGCAGTATTTTGTTGTAGTAAATCCGATTCCCCcccaaaaattaacaatttatagaaTGAAAATACTTCCACTACAATTTTTCGAGTAATTTTCCATTTCATAATTTTCCATAAGAGTTAAAGTTCACTCTTTATAAGAGTTTTACATACTCTTAAGAATtgcgaaaaaattacaatcagaACTGCTAACACATCATACTTCCTATTGAAGGGCCAGCGgttggattaaaaaattgtttaataaaataattaatacttaatgtTTAGAACGCAAGCTAGAACGTTCTATATGTGGTGTGCTTGCAGGTCCGAAATCCCATCCACTAATCGATCCTGCCCGGCAAAAATTTAAGAGTACAAGAACATGCAATTGCATAATGCACCCGCTTGGCGAATAGAATTCATATATCGCTTGACCAGCATTTTCGCAGTTCACAGTGCTGACACTATTGTTCGTTTtttgtgatataattttattaaatttacatattttatttatcgttaatacatgaaaaaaaatctgttatacacattttatatcactttttatatttacagacacattatacatttaaaaataaatatagtagattacagaagaaaaatgataaaaaaatttgctgttATTTTTTGTGAATCTTGTTTTGGATtgattaacatattaaaatattactgacAAGGTATTAATTATTCCACacgaaatatacaatatagtGGTCAAAATTATTGCATGTCAATTGaagatgtttttataattcatacTTTTAATGTTTCCTTAAGAAGAACTTGactatttttctgaaataaaaaaatttaattaataatttttaaacaaaggttgcaacaaatttcttaatatcaatGTGTATTTAAcagcataataaataaattttaacttccTTGAAAACCGCAAGATGTACAAGTACAATAGTACATTCTGAAACATACCAGTAAATTCAAATTCGCTCGTCTTGCAACTAACCTTGACTTTTGATAGACGCGTATAATTAACACAATTATCGATATCGGTAATGCAAGCACATATGTAACGTTCAATTTTCCCAGGATATTATCTGTATGCGAATCGGATATTAGTACAATTATTAACATATGTAATGtgtcttattatatattttttatttatttttttttcttaataataaattgcaatagtttttaaaggctgtattatttattttaaaaacaataatgataatgaaaatGACACGTAATGATAACTgtatgatttttctttttttttttaattattgacaaaCAAACTGTTTTAGTaagaattttaaagcaaaatttatatttcttcaacCTGAAGTCTCGTGGCGAGCAGTCCGACAATCAGAAAAAAAGTCAAGATATTAAAGAAAAGGACAAGTCGCGTTGTCAAAAACGGCCATACCGGTGTCACTAAACCTCgatgattattatatttgcgtATCCAATCTTGCACCATAATAGTGTCTGGGTCTATCATTTTAGGACCTAAGATAGcctatgattaaattaatttaacatttgtaaatttttatatacaaatatactcaTAATTCtagtaagtttttttatactaaaaattttcaattacgtttccaaatattttaatgtgaatatatgtatatttttgaaacgtaaagagagaaggagcaataatctaaaataaaaatgttactttgTTTATTATACTAATAACTATTAGGTAGGACATAAGTAGAATGAAATCTGAAAATAAGGCAAATATCTTTTTCCTATTaggagaaaatattgattgttttttgttttttcttcctctttatttatttcttatttttgctATTTATGCATATCACTCAGTAGGACACTATTATTACTTTCCTTGGTGGAATTGTTGAAAGTGAATGCGTGCTATACTAACAAAGTCACAGGCCAAGGCCACTGAGTTCAACGGTGCTCTGCATAATGGGCAAGGTGGCGGCGCAGGTGTGATTCTAACATCGCAATAATTTGCTAGGCATTCTGCACATAGTAAATGACCGCAAAGAGGTCTCACACCAATCTTCGGTTCTCCCAAACAGATGGGGCAGACTTCACCATTGTCTGTTACTACGGATCTATCATCGCTACCAAGTAAACGATAGTGCATCAttgcacatatgtatgtattttataacatgTATAGCTTTCATTCCGCAAATTGCAAAACATAAGAGTTGTAAAGGACAAGTTTGgctgaattattaaaaatataaaataaatgttcacgAAAGTGGACGACATGAAATAGATGTGCAGATTAtgcagatataaaataataaatttaaaaatatgttattaaataaaataaatgtaaatttattaaaataggaATCGGTGAAATAATATTCtgcattttgtattaatttgctgtaaaatatttgtgtaaaacaaagatttatctttcttaaaaatatacctGAGTTCTTTTAATTCGGTATTTAAATTGTCATCTGGTTCGATTGGAATTTTTGGAGTTCTCTGTAAACTCAATCTTCCGCTGGATAAATTCTTCTTCTTGAacaacaaaatgtaaattccGAATCCTACTGCGAGCACCGTAACTCGAAGAGCACATCCTTTCCATCCCGAGATCGGACCTTCACTCGGAGGCATAATAAAAGCGAGGGTTCTCATTCGATATTCGGTGACATtcatttcacaattttctctttaaatcgACTTTGATTAAATCAGTACTTGAATACAATTggttaatgtaatatttttccgCAAGGTATTCCAAATCATTTGAAAATTTCAGAATCGATGAGCTTTGATTAATAGATTGACGTGTAAACGATGACAGATAGTGGCAAAATGATGTTCAACTATTATCACGATGATCTAGGGATCAATCATATATTTagtgaaaattacaaaagtgaataaatttactagaatatttatgatttccTAGTCACCATATAATGAATTTACTcactttgtaatttttatccaTTGTTGTGTAATATACAAAATCAatcttttgatattaaattaattaatttatgacgTTTGTTGTGAGAATCTAacgtttgattttttataagtaaaataacatAGAAAAAATTGACAGGTCGTGTAACGTGTACAATGTCGTGGCACTATTAAACTTAGACAGCtagaatttatacattaaataaatttttgattaaaatattttaaaacttacgCAAAAATTACgcaatataagtaaatatagtGTTGATACATACTTACGATTGTGACCAttctgaataaaatttgtgaaGTCAGTgtcgagaaattttaaaatgaaaaatgataCTTTACGATTTCAGATTTTTCAGCATGCACGCATACATGCAAAGCGAATTGTTTCTCAAGGGACTTTCACACGTAAATTGACAGAACATTTAAGAGATGAAGTTGATTACAATGTCAAGATAAGCAATGAAATATGCCACTGATAGCATCGTTTGTTTTAATCGaaatcaaaacaaaattataaggtggaataaaaaaaataaaatatttattaatgcaggttattaattcgatttttataatataa is part of the Monomorium pharaonis isolate MP-MQ-018 chromosome 2, ASM1337386v2, whole genome shotgun sequence genome and encodes:
- the LOC114255505 gene encoding uncharacterized protein LOC114255505; amino-acid sequence: MNVTEYRMRTLAFIMPPSEGPISGWKGCALRVTVLAVGFGIYILLFKKKNLSSGRLSLQRTPKIPIEPDDNLNTELKELSDDRSVVTDNGEVCPICLGEPKIGVRPLCGHLLCAECLANYCDVRITPAPPPCPLCRAPLNSVALACDFAILGPKMIDPDTIMVQDWIRKYNNHRGLVTPVWPFLTTRLVLFFNILTFFLIVGLLATRLQIISWEN